One Streptomyces sp. CNQ-509 DNA window includes the following coding sequences:
- a CDS encoding TIGR02677 family protein: MSAPESARHEAGRGPFAHLTVPHAARYRQVMAVFTAAKERFAVHLRPEDVHAALPPEERPAEVEAVAKALDSLVQWGNLRADPDTSRVTAVEDFYRKRFIYQLTPAGEAVELAIAAYDEALGRRGALQAVALHDIVTQLRALLVLAADDEPDAAKAHLALAALADRFAALAENARAFMGSLQRTIDLHGVEVEVFLAYKDRLIQYLERFIQDLIALGGRIARLIGELEQQGRVETLLRLAAARESADAAPEETETAQARAYERWAARWSGLASWFVSADGRESQARLLRGRALGAIPQLLAVVRQLNERRAGRTDRSADFRTLARWFAEAPDDAARHRLWRAAFGLYPARHLTIDADTLAARAAEPVPPATPWAAAEPLRISPQLRRTGSYERRGKPRRVRDRSAERRRLAEYAGRQAAEVAAARARLATGGEVRLSQVGELDPLAFGLFLRLLGDALATWRPDTLTTTVTSTDGTMEIRLTALRDGGRAEVRTPAGVFRGPDHLVEIITRAGTVQAVDMSADMPVDTGVRA; the protein is encoded by the coding sequence ATGAGTGCACCCGAATCCGCGCGACACGAGGCCGGGCGCGGCCCGTTCGCTCACCTCACGGTTCCCCATGCCGCCCGCTACCGGCAGGTGATGGCCGTCTTCACCGCGGCCAAGGAGCGCTTCGCGGTGCACCTGCGGCCGGAGGACGTGCACGCCGCGCTGCCGCCGGAGGAGCGGCCGGCCGAGGTGGAGGCCGTGGCCAAGGCGCTGGACAGCCTCGTGCAGTGGGGCAACCTGCGGGCCGACCCGGACACCTCGCGCGTGACCGCGGTCGAGGACTTCTACCGCAAGCGGTTCATCTACCAGCTCACCCCGGCCGGCGAGGCGGTGGAGCTGGCGATCGCGGCGTACGACGAGGCGCTGGGGCGGCGCGGCGCACTTCAGGCCGTCGCACTGCATGACATCGTTACCCAGCTGCGGGCGCTGCTGGTGCTCGCGGCGGACGACGAGCCGGACGCGGCGAAGGCGCATCTGGCACTGGCCGCGCTCGCGGACCGGTTCGCGGCGCTGGCGGAGAACGCGCGGGCCTTCATGGGTTCCCTGCAGCGCACCATCGACCTGCACGGCGTCGAGGTCGAGGTCTTCCTCGCGTACAAGGACCGGCTGATCCAGTATCTGGAGCGGTTCATCCAGGATCTCATCGCCCTCGGTGGGCGGATCGCCCGGCTGATCGGGGAGCTGGAGCAGCAGGGCCGGGTGGAGACGCTGCTGCGGCTCGCGGCTGCCCGCGAATCGGCCGACGCCGCACCGGAGGAGACCGAGACCGCGCAGGCGCGGGCGTACGAGCGCTGGGCGGCCCGGTGGTCGGGGCTGGCCTCCTGGTTCGTCTCCGCGGACGGCCGCGAGTCGCAGGCCCGGCTGCTGCGCGGCCGGGCGCTCGGCGCGATCCCGCAACTACTGGCCGTGGTACGGCAGCTCAACGAGCGGCGGGCCGGACGCACCGACCGCTCCGCGGACTTCCGCACCCTGGCCCGCTGGTTTGCCGAGGCGCCCGACGACGCCGCCCGGCACCGGCTGTGGCGCGCCGCCTTCGGTCTCTATCCGGCCCGGCACCTGACCATCGACGCCGACACCCTGGCGGCGCGGGCCGCGGAGCCGGTGCCGCCCGCCACGCCGTGGGCGGCGGCGGAGCCGCTGAGGATCAGCCCGCAGCTGCGCCGGACGGGCAGCTACGAGCGGCGGGGCAAGCCGCGGCGGGTGCGGGACCGCTCCGCCGAGCGGCGGCGGCTGGCCGAGTACGCGGGCAGGCAGGCGGCCGAGGTCGCCGCGGCCCGCGCCCGGCTGGCCACCGGCGGCGAGGTCCGGCTGTCACAGGTCGGCGAACTCGACCCGCTGGCCTTCGGCCTGTTCCTGCGGCTGCTCGGGGATGCGCTGGCCACCTGGCGCCCGGATACCCTGACCACTACCGTGACCAGCACCGACGGCACGATGGAGATCCGCCTCACCGCGCTGCGGGACGGCGGGCGGGCGGAAGTGCGCACGCCCGCCGGCGTGTTCCGAGGGCCGGATCACCTGGTGGAGATCATCACCCGGGCGGGCACCGTCCAGGCCGTGGACATGTCCGCGGACATGCCGGTGGACACGGGGGTCCGTGCGTGA